A stretch of DNA from Treponema primitia ZAS-1:
CAGTATCATGCCGAACTTGGTGTTATAGATGTTCAAAAAATTGTAGGTGCGCATTAATGGTATGAGGTAGAGCTGAAAGGGAAAAATAGTGCCGCTATAAATAAGCAAAAAGATAAAAAAACTGCCCCTGGGACGAAGTTTAGTAACCGCAAACGCCGCGGTAGATGAAAGGATAACGCAGAAGAAAACGCCGCTAATAGAATAGATCAGTGAATTCAAAAAGTTTATTTGCAAGCGATAATAGGTAAAAACTTCTTTTAAATTGTTTAGTATATAAAAACTTTTTGGCGGCTCATAGAATTTGGTATTTAGATATTCCGCCGGTGTTTTAAAAGCAACCATCAGGGTGGAAACAATGGGCAACAGCCAAATTAAACAGAGGACTATTAAAAAGAGGTACACTAAAATGCCGACAGCCGGATTTTTTCGTTTCATTTTACCGCCCTCCCCTTCTATTTATTATCCGCATGATCCACTGCGGAGGTTGTTTTCATATAGATAGCGGTAATCGGCAGGATGAGCAGGGTAAGAAATACTCCGATAGCCGCGCCATAGCCCTGGTGGTTACGCTGAAAACTTTCGACAAACATACTCACCGCCAGAGTTTCCGAGGAACGCACCGGGCCGCCCCGGGTCATGATATAGATGAGGTCAAAGGCCTTGAAGGAGTTGACAATGGCCATACCAACCACAACGGTGGTGATTGGCTTAAGCATGGGAAAGGTAACGTAGATAAATGTTTTCCACCTATTGCAGCCGTCAATACGGGAAGCTTCAATCTGTTCCGCAGGTATTGAGGTGAGGCCCATAAGAAACATCACCAGATTTCCCCCAAGCTGCTGCCAGCTCCAGGCAATAAGCAGGGAAATGTTATTGGTAGGAACCTTATACAGCCAATCAACTTTTACATTGATTCCCAGGAGCCGCAGGCACTCATTCAACACACCGTATTCTTTTGAATACATGTACCACCAGATTGCTCCAACAGAAACAAAGGAAATAGCCAGGGGCATAAAAAACACCGACTTGATAAGGGTTTCTCCCTTAATACCATTTACAAATACTGCCACCAGGAGACCGGCGCCTACAGAAAATACAATGGTAAAGGCTACCCATATAAGCGAATTCAACACGGAACGAAGAAAATTACTATCGAGAAACATATGGACGTAATTGTTGAAACCGACAAATTTCATTGCCGAAAGGCCGTCACTTTCGAACAGGCTGAGGTATATGTTTTGGAACATGGGAATGATAAACATAACGGTTACTACAAAAACTGCCGGGAAAGCAAAAATATAACCCCATCGATGAAATAGTTTATTCAAAATCTGCTCCAAACTTTTAGTGATTAATAATACCGGAGGGATGCGGCGCTTACCACAGTACCCTCCGGCATTACTTTTACTACAATGCGGCGCTATTTAAAATAGGCATCGCAGAGTTTTTGAATATCCGCGCAAATAGCCTGCGGGTTTGCGGGGCTTACAATAAATTCCTGGAATTTAGCGTTAACCTGCAGCATAAGTTCCGTTGGCATATTTTCCCAGAAACGGGTAAGGGTAATGTAATTACCATCCACAATTTCTTTTTGTATGGCCTGCTGCATGGGAGACAGGAACGAGGTATCGGATTTGGAATTCACCGGGAAGCTTCCCACCTGCTTTGCCAGGAAGGTATTACCCACGGGACTCATGAAATAATCCACCGCCTTCATTGCCGCGTCCAGATGGGGTGCGTTCTTAGCAACCAGGATCGGCGAGGGTTCCAGGATCGCCCGGTTTTTGCCGTCCTTAGTTTTAATGAAGAAGAAACCAATTTTGCTTTCCGGCACGCCTGTGTCAATAAGGTTGGTCTTTAAGAACCAGGTACCGCCAATGATCATGGCAAGCTGATTGTCGTTAAAGAGCCGGGGCACATCACTGAAGTAGTTGACCGATGGATCGGTAAAGTAGCCTTTGTCGATCATGTCCTTCCAGGTAGTGAAGATTCCCACCGCCGCAGGATCGGTCCATTTCTTTTTGCCTGTACAGAGGTCATTGTACAGTTGGGGATCCACGGAGCCGGCAATTTCTTCAAAGGTAATGAAGGCAGGCCATTCGTCAACGATGGTCTGCTGCAGCGGGGTCTTACCCGCCGCTTTGATCTTGGCGCAGTTGGAAATAAATTCATCCCAGGTCGCCGGTGCATTTAAGCCAAGCTGGGAATAGATTTCCTTGTTGTAGTACACCAGCCAGTATTCCACCCCCCAGGGCAGCGCATATTGTTGTCCGTCAATGGTATACATATCCCGGATACCCTGGGAATAATCCGCCTTGTACTTATCCCAAACAGCGGAAGTGGGCGCCAGGAGTCCGTTTTTCTGCAGATCCTGAATCCACGCACCGGCCCACCAAGAAAAGAGATCCGGCGCCGAGTTGGTCGGCAATGCCGAGCGGGTTGCTGCGGTGTACACGTCGGTGGAAGGATATCCAACCGGTTCAAGACTAATGCCGGTCGCCGCTTTCAGATCCTGGCCTGCCTTGACAAAATAGGGATGGTAGTCCGGCGCCCCTGTTTTATCATGGGTAATCGTGATAGAACTTGCCTCACCTGAACCGCCCTTTTGACCGCCCGCCGAAACTGCTGTAATAGTTCCTGTTAGCAGCATCACTGCTGCCAATACCGTTACAATCTTTTTCATTTTTACTCCCTCTCAATATTAATTAAGCACAAGCTGTGCTTTTTACTAAATTAATCTTCCGTCCAAAATAGGACCATGGCATTAACCAGAGCAATTTTCAGACAACGGATAGGGCGATCAATCCCTTTCAACAACTACTCCACCCATCAAACCCGCCAAACCAGGGATTTATTCCGTGTTATACAAAGAGAAACGCCTTAACAATTTTATCATAATAAAAAACATAAAAAATGGTACCATGGGAATATTGAGCTGTCAATCAATTTTTTTTCAATATAATGCATTATTTTTCAAATGGCAGGTACCGCAATTTCCCCCTATCCCCATTGAGGAATCCCTGATTATCAGCTTCCCCGGGATGCTCACTGTTTTTGGTTCGCTGAGCCCGTATGGAGCATCCGTTTCAAAGGCCGTATGGGTACATGAAATTTATTTGCAACTAGTAGAACTGTGGCGTAAAAAAACAAATATGGACGGTTTTTTACTATGAATGACTGGCGTTCACAGCGAAGCTTGCTGATAAATCCCGCTGCCCTTAGTGCCCCGCAGTTTCCTGAATAACCCTCAGGGTTTTTTCCGCACAGCGATCCCAGGAGAATGCTTCTACCCGCTTGAGTCCCTGGCTGCGGCATTCCAGGTAAGTGTCCCGGTTGGTGCTCATGGTAACCATACGATCCGCCATATCCTCCGGACTGGTGGGGTCGAAATACAGGGCGGCGTGTTCCGCCACTTCCGGCAGGGCCGCGGACCGTGAACAGGCCACGGGTACCCCTGAAGCCATGGCTTCCAGTACCCCTAAACCGCCTCCCTCATACAGGGAGGGAACCACCACCATATCGGCGCCGGAATAGAGCTCAGGGAGATTTTTTGCCGGAAAATGGCCGGTAAAAAAGATATCACCCCGATATTTGCTCAAAGCCCCGGCGTTCTTGATAATATCCGCACGGTTGCTGTCCGAACCGGCCAGGACCAGGCGGTGGGGGAACCGGGTTCGTTCCTTAAAAATATCAAAGGCCTTGATAAGCCGGACATGGTTCTTAACGGGATGATCCAGCCGGGAAACGCAGAGTATGTAGGGACGGCGGAAACTGAAGGGCTGGATCAGTACCACGCTTTCCTCGTTTTGGGGCCGGGGGTAAAAAACCGATAGATCAATCCCGTTGGGAATCACATCAACCAAAGATTCCTTGACCCCCATCCGCTCAACCAACTCCTGTTTAACCCATTGGCTTACCGCAATGATCCGGTCCAGATGGCGCAGAGCCCGGGGGAGACCTATGCGGAGTATCATCCCCAAATGTTCCCGGACACCCCGCCTTCCCCAATAGGCCGCCATATCATGAACCACCCCAATACTTGGGCAGGGGGAACCCTGGGGCAGCTGCTTATGGGCAGCGGGGAAGAAACAGGCATTGTACTTCCGCTGTGCCGCAAATTCCGGGTACTTATGAATATGCCAGATGGTATTGGCGGTATTGCCGTTGAAATGACATTTTGAAATAAATTCCAGGTCCGGAGCGGTTTCTGTATAGGCATAACGGTCATAATCCCATCCAAAGAGCTCATAGAGGTCACCGGAGGGAGGAATTCGTTTTAATATTTGGGAAAGATATACACCGACCCCGGATGTCCCGCCGTCGCAGTTAAAGGTGTCGATACCAACCTTCATTATACATACCTCTATGGTATATTCTAACGGAAAATTTATTTTTAAGATATTCCTTTTTTCCCACCCTTTTCCACTTGCGACACAATGTATAGCGTGATATAATGTTATATAAAGAATTGTGCGCTATAGGTGTAACGCTATATATAGCCCCATTGAGGTAGGATATGCGCTGTCCCCACTGCGGGAATTTTGACGACAAGGTAATAGAATCCCGGACTCTGGCCAATGGGGATGCCATACGGCGCCGGCGGGAGTGTAACGGCTGCGGATACCGGTTTACCAGCTATGAGAGGACTGAGGACAAGCAGTTCATGGTGATAAAGCGGGATGGCCGCCGGGAACCCTTTGCCCGGGAAAAGATTGAGCGCGGGGTTCAGCGGGCCCTGGAAAAACGGCCGGTATCCCAGATGAGTATCGAGAACCTCATCAATGAAATAGAGGACGCCACGGCCATCATGGGTAAGGTAAACCACGAGATCGATGCCGCCGCCATAGGCGATTTAGTCCAGCAAAAGCTGAGCGCTCTGGATAAGGTGGCCTATATCAGGTTTGCCTCGGTGTACCGTCATTTT
This window harbors:
- a CDS encoding carbohydrate ABC transporter permease gives rise to the protein MNKLFHRWGYIFAFPAVFVVTVMFIIPMFQNIYLSLFESDGLSAMKFVGFNNYVHMFLDSNFLRSVLNSLIWVAFTIVFSVGAGLLVAVFVNGIKGETLIKSVFFMPLAISFVSVGAIWWYMYSKEYGVLNECLRLLGINVKVDWLYKVPTNNISLLIAWSWQQLGGNLVMFLMGLTSIPAEQIEASRIDGCNRWKTFIYVTFPMLKPITTVVVGMAIVNSFKAFDLIYIMTRGGPVRSSETLAVSMFVESFQRNHQGYGAAIGVFLTLLILPITAIYMKTTSAVDHADNK
- the nrdR gene encoding transcriptional regulator NrdR — translated: MRCPHCGNFDDKVIESRTLANGDAIRRRRECNGCGYRFTSYERTEDKQFMVIKRDGRREPFAREKIERGVQRALEKRPVSQMSIENLINEIEDATAIMGKVNHEIDAAAIGDLVQQKLSALDKVAYIRFASVYRHFENVEEFVREIQKLGEVPPHP
- a CDS encoding glycosyltransferase family 4 protein, yielding MKVGIDTFNCDGGTSGVGVYLSQILKRIPPSGDLYELFGWDYDRYAYTETAPDLEFISKCHFNGNTANTIWHIHKYPEFAAQRKYNACFFPAAHKQLPQGSPCPSIGVVHDMAAYWGRRGVREHLGMILRIGLPRALRHLDRIIAVSQWVKQELVERMGVKESLVDVIPNGIDLSVFYPRPQNEESVVLIQPFSFRRPYILCVSRLDHPVKNHVRLIKAFDIFKERTRFPHRLVLAGSDSNRADIIKNAGALSKYRGDIFFTGHFPAKNLPELYSGADMVVVPSLYEGGGLGVLEAMASGVPVACSRSAALPEVAEHAALYFDPTSPEDMADRMVTMSTNRDTYLECRSQGLKRVEAFSWDRCAEKTLRVIQETAGH
- a CDS encoding ABC transporter substrate-binding protein; the protein is MKKIVTVLAAVMLLTGTITAVSAGGQKGGSGEASSITITHDKTGAPDYHPYFVKAGQDLKAATGISLEPVGYPSTDVYTAATRSALPTNSAPDLFSWWAGAWIQDLQKNGLLAPTSAVWDKYKADYSQGIRDMYTIDGQQYALPWGVEYWLVYYNKEIYSQLGLNAPATWDEFISNCAKIKAAGKTPLQQTIVDEWPAFITFEEIAGSVDPQLYNDLCTGKKKWTDPAAVGIFTTWKDMIDKGYFTDPSVNYFSDVPRLFNDNQLAMIIGGTWFLKTNLIDTGVPESKIGFFFIKTKDGKNRAILEPSPILVAKNAPHLDAAMKAVDYFMSPVGNTFLAKQVGSFPVNSKSDTSFLSPMQQAIQKEIVDGNYITLTRFWENMPTELMLQVNAKFQEFIVSPANPQAICADIQKLCDAYFK
- a CDS encoding carbohydrate ABC transporter permease gives rise to the protein MKRKNPAVGILVYLFLIVLCLIWLLPIVSTLMVAFKTPAEYLNTKFYEPPKSFYILNNLKEVFTYYRLQINFLNSLIYSISGVFFCVILSSTAAFAVTKLRPRGSFFIFLLIYSGTIFPFQLYLIPLMRTYNFLNIYNTKFGMILLYSAICTPFATFLYRGYFLNMDNQIMQAAMIDGCGPVGIFFRIYLPQLKAPTAVVALFQGMWIWNDLLFGMILSSSEKVRPIMVAVAQSTGTGGGKIPVMMAGVIFTSIPTVLLFIVLRKYFIKGFTMQSGLTE